One Bradyrhizobium sp. ISRA464 genomic window carries:
- a CDS encoding TolC family outer membrane protein yields MVERAARFGDVKRRVLLSGSCVGAFVCTLLLALPAARAESLPEALAKAYRSNPQLNAERARQRATDENVPQALAGYRPQIAASLSVGLQAVRDQLPGNVIQTATLKPWQIGLTVTQTLFNGFKTANSVRVAELQVQSGREALRNVGQGVLLDAVTAYTNVLANQTLVDAQRANVAFLKETQAITQRRLNAGDVTPTDTAQAEARLNRGLADLNAAQVNLAVSQATYAQVIGNPPSQLRPAESIDRLLPRSREEAIAFALREHPAVLAAGYDVDVASTSIRVAESSLMPNVTVQGSVSKSRDSDSTLGTFGTDQASVIGQVTQPIYDGGTAASQTRQAKEVAAQSRLVLDQVRNQAKTAVVSAWVASEGAKIAVSASESEMKAAEVALAGVQKEAAGGQRTTVDVLNAQQDLITARARLIGAQRDRVVASYTLLSAIGRLDVKTLNLKTPDYLPEVHYHQVRDAWHGLRTPSGQ; encoded by the coding sequence ATGGTTGAGCGTGCCGCCAGGTTTGGCGACGTAAAGAGACGCGTGCTGTTGTCGGGCAGTTGCGTTGGCGCATTCGTGTGCACGCTGCTGCTGGCCCTGCCTGCCGCCCGCGCCGAGAGCCTGCCAGAGGCGCTGGCCAAGGCCTATCGGAGCAACCCGCAGCTCAACGCCGAACGCGCACGCCAGCGTGCGACCGACGAAAACGTGCCGCAGGCACTTGCCGGTTACCGGCCCCAGATCGCGGCCAGCCTTTCGGTCGGCCTGCAGGCGGTGCGCGACCAATTGCCCGGCAATGTCATCCAGACCGCGACCTTGAAGCCCTGGCAGATCGGCCTGACGGTCACCCAGACCCTGTTCAACGGCTTCAAGACCGCCAACAGCGTGCGCGTCGCGGAACTGCAGGTGCAATCCGGCCGCGAGGCGCTGCGCAATGTCGGCCAGGGCGTGCTGCTCGATGCCGTCACCGCCTATACCAACGTGCTGGCCAACCAGACCCTGGTCGACGCCCAGCGCGCCAACGTCGCGTTCCTGAAGGAAACCCAGGCGATCACGCAGCGGCGCCTCAATGCCGGCGACGTCACGCCGACCGATACCGCGCAAGCCGAGGCGCGGCTCAATCGCGGCCTGGCCGATCTCAATGCCGCGCAGGTCAACCTCGCTGTCAGCCAGGCCACCTACGCGCAGGTGATCGGCAACCCGCCGTCACAGTTGCGTCCCGCTGAGTCCATCGACCGGCTGCTGCCGCGCAGCCGCGAGGAAGCCATCGCGTTTGCGTTGCGCGAGCATCCAGCCGTGCTGGCGGCTGGCTACGACGTCGACGTCGCCTCGACGTCGATCCGCGTCGCCGAAAGCAGCCTGATGCCGAACGTCACGGTGCAAGGCAGCGTCAGCAAGAGCCGCGACTCCGACTCCACGCTCGGCACCTTCGGAACCGATCAGGCCTCGGTGATCGGCCAGGTCACGCAGCCGATCTATGACGGCGGCACGGCGGCGTCGCAGACCCGGCAGGCCAAGGAAGTGGCGGCGCAGAGCCGGCTCGTGCTCGACCAGGTCCGCAATCAGGCCAAGACCGCCGTGGTCAGCGCCTGGGTCGCGAGCGAGGGCGCCAAGATCGCAGTGTCGGCCTCCGAATCCGAGATGAAGGCCGCGGAGGTAGCGCTGGCCGGCGTGCAGAAGGAAGCCGCCGGCGGCCAGCGCACCACGGTCGACGTGCTCAATGCTCAGCAGGATTTGATCACGGCGCGGGCGCGGCTGATCGGCGCGCAGCGCGATCGCGTGGTCGCTTCCTACACGCTGCTCAGCGCGATCGGACGCCTCGACGTCAAGACGCTCAATCTGAAGACGCCGGACTATCTGCCCGAGGTCCATTACCATCAGGTCCGCGACGCCTGGCATGGCCTCCGCACGCCGTCGGGACAATAG
- a CDS encoding amidohydrolase family protein — protein MLTRRSMMLASIAAGVTMTSSNAFSRASQPSTPVNFDVPAGACDCHTHIHGDPAKFPFFAGRVYTPEQASPEEMTALHKALHIERVVIVTPSVYGPDNSATLFGIMARGPTARGVAVIDDKTSESDLDAMHKAGFRGIRLNLATSGVNDPNVGRQRFSAAVERMKTRGWHIQLFTNLAVISAIKDLVAAAPVPVVFDHFGGAEAALGVAQPGFADLLELVRSGKAYVKISGAYRASKLAPDYPDAVPLAQALITANAERIVWGTDWPHPNSVTPPGKKVTDVTPLYQIDDGRLLNQLPVWAPDAAVRKTILVDNPARLYGFT, from the coding sequence ATGCTGACGCGACGCAGTATGATGTTGGCTTCCATCGCGGCGGGAGTGACCATGACCAGCAGCAACGCATTTTCCAGGGCCTCGCAGCCATCGACCCCGGTGAACTTCGATGTGCCGGCCGGGGCATGCGACTGCCACACCCACATCCATGGAGACCCCGCGAAGTTCCCGTTCTTCGCGGGCCGCGTCTATACGCCGGAACAGGCCTCGCCCGAGGAGATGACCGCCCTTCACAAGGCGCTGCACATCGAGCGCGTGGTGATCGTGACCCCGAGCGTCTACGGTCCCGACAATTCGGCGACGCTGTTCGGCATCATGGCCCGCGGCCCCACCGCGCGCGGGGTGGCCGTGATCGACGACAAGACCAGCGAGAGCGATCTGGACGCCATGCACAAGGCCGGCTTCCGCGGCATCCGCCTCAACCTCGCGACCAGTGGCGTCAACGATCCCAATGTCGGCCGGCAGCGCTTCTCGGCCGCCGTGGAACGGATGAAGACACGCGGCTGGCACATCCAGCTCTTCACCAACCTCGCCGTGATCTCGGCGATCAAGGATCTCGTCGCCGCCGCCCCGGTGCCGGTTGTGTTCGATCATTTCGGCGGCGCGGAGGCCGCGCTCGGCGTCGCGCAGCCGGGATTTGCCGACCTGCTCGAGCTCGTCAGATCCGGCAAGGCCTACGTCAAGATCTCCGGCGCCTACCGCGCCTCCAAGCTCGCCCCCGACTATCCGGACGCCGTGCCGCTGGCGCAGGCGCTGATCACGGCCAATGCCGAGCGGATCGTCTGGGGAACCGACTGGCCGCACCCGAATTCGGTGACGCCGCCGGGCAAGAAGGTCACCGACGTCACGCCGCTGTACCAGATCGACGACGGCCGCCTCCTCAACCAGCTGCCGGTCTGGGCGCCGGATGCCGCGGTCCGCAAGACGATCCTGGTCGACAATCCGGCACGGCTCTACGGCTTCACCTGA
- a CDS encoding CusA/CzcA family heavy metal efflux RND transporter — protein sequence MDRLVALAVNRRYLMVAMFVAVLIGGLLAFKQLNIEAYPDPTPPMVDVVTQSPGLSAEEIERYITIPIETQVAGIKNLRTIRTISLYGLSDVKLQFSFDYTYDEALQQVLNRLSQLAPLPGNVQPGISPTSPIGEIFRYRLKGPPNYSVLDLKTLQDWVLQRRFRAVPGVIDVTGWGGKTKTYEIQVDFNKLVANGLTLPQVLQAVSNANINVGGNTVNIGTQSAVVRGVGLIRSIDDLSNTMISQSGGNPVLVRDIGTVTIGEKPRLGIAGIDNDDDIVQGIVLMRRGEQSSPTIARVEQLVNQINNSSILPPGVKIERIYDRKDLIELTTHTVLHNMVVGILLIVLLQWIFLGDLRSALIVGATIPFALFFAVIILVLRGESANLLSVGAIDFGLIVDATVIMVEAIFRRLSQTTSLSETEQSHISEDTVMGIKSHAILSAAADVSRSIFFAATIIVAAFLPLFTLGGVEGNIFGPMARTYAYALAGGLLATFTITPALSAIILPAHIHETETWIVRKLDQIYLPVLNWAVANRKVVMAGAAGLVVMTVIFARFLGLEFLPKLEEGNLWIRATLPPTISLQEGNAYVNEMRRLIRSRPEVEAVVSQHGRPDDGTDAAGFFNAEFFAPLKPVSEWPGTHDKDELTAQLLAQLQDKFPGVEFNFSQYLQDNVSEAVSGVKGENSIKLYGNDLQALTDTANKIKSVLATVQGITDLAVFTSLGQPTIQIDVDRARAARYGLSPGDINATIKVAIGGDSAGDLYEPGSDRHFPIIVRLAPEYRKSAEAIQNLRVGVANPNGGITQIPLSEVASIKLVSGAAYIYREQQERYLPIKFSVRDRDLGSAILEAQQKVNEQVQLPPGSHLEWVGEFGNLQDAIKRLSIVVPISLALIAALLFFNFGSMVDTLLAMSVIPMAIFGGVLGLLISGIPFSVSAAIGFIALFGIAVMDGIIILSQFNQLIDEGYDRMRAVIRTGELQLRPVLMTCVVAGVGLLPAAVSEGIGSQVQKPLAIVVVTGMMLAPLVILVTLPVLISYFSRRPRER from the coding sequence ATGGATCGCCTCGTCGCCCTTGCCGTCAATCGCCGCTACTTGATGGTGGCCATGTTCGTGGCCGTCCTCATCGGCGGCCTGCTCGCGTTCAAGCAGCTCAACATCGAGGCCTATCCCGACCCGACCCCGCCGATGGTCGACGTGGTGACGCAGAGCCCAGGCCTTTCGGCGGAGGAGATCGAGCGTTACATCACGATCCCGATCGAGACCCAGGTCGCCGGCATCAAGAACCTGCGCACCATCCGCACCATCTCGCTGTATGGGCTCTCCGACGTCAAGCTGCAGTTCTCGTTCGATTACACCTATGATGAGGCGCTGCAGCAGGTGCTGAACCGCCTGTCGCAGCTCGCTCCGTTGCCGGGGAATGTGCAGCCCGGCATTTCGCCGACAAGCCCGATCGGTGAAATCTTCCGTTACCGGCTCAAGGGCCCGCCGAACTACAGTGTGCTCGACCTCAAGACCTTGCAGGACTGGGTGCTGCAGCGCCGCTTCCGCGCGGTGCCCGGCGTAATCGACGTCACTGGCTGGGGCGGCAAGACGAAGACCTATGAAATCCAGGTCGACTTCAACAAGCTGGTCGCCAACGGCCTGACCTTGCCGCAGGTGCTGCAGGCCGTCTCCAACGCCAACATCAATGTCGGCGGCAACACCGTGAACATCGGCACGCAGTCGGCCGTGGTGCGCGGCGTCGGCCTGATCCGTTCGATCGACGACCTGTCCAACACCATGATCTCGCAGTCCGGCGGCAATCCTGTGCTGGTGAGGGATATCGGCACCGTCACCATCGGCGAGAAGCCGCGGCTCGGCATTGCCGGCATCGACAATGACGACGACATCGTGCAGGGCATCGTGCTGATGCGGCGCGGCGAGCAAAGCTCGCCGACGATCGCCCGCGTCGAGCAGCTCGTCAATCAGATCAACAACTCCTCGATCCTGCCGCCGGGCGTGAAGATCGAGCGCATCTATGACCGCAAGGACCTGATCGAGCTCACCACCCACACCGTGCTGCACAACATGGTGGTCGGCATCCTCCTGATCGTGCTGCTGCAGTGGATCTTCCTCGGCGATCTCCGCAGCGCGCTGATCGTCGGCGCGACGATTCCGTTCGCGCTGTTCTTCGCCGTGATCATCCTGGTGCTGCGCGGCGAGTCCGCCAACCTGCTGTCGGTCGGCGCGATCGACTTCGGCCTGATCGTCGATGCCACCGTCATCATGGTGGAGGCGATCTTCCGGCGGCTGTCGCAGACCACCTCGCTCTCGGAGACGGAGCAGAGCCATATCTCCGAAGACACGGTGATGGGCATAAAGAGTCACGCGATCCTGTCGGCCGCAGCCGACGTCTCGCGCTCGATCTTCTTTGCCGCCACCATCATCGTCGCCGCCTTCCTGCCGCTGTTCACGCTGGGCGGCGTCGAAGGCAACATCTTCGGGCCGATGGCGCGGACCTACGCCTATGCATTGGCGGGCGGGCTGCTGGCAACGTTCACGATCACGCCGGCCTTGAGCGCGATCATCCTGCCGGCGCATATTCACGAGACCGAGACCTGGATCGTCAGGAAGCTCGACCAGATCTATCTGCCGGTCCTGAACTGGGCGGTCGCCAACCGCAAGGTCGTGATGGCCGGCGCGGCCGGCCTCGTGGTCATGACCGTCATCTTCGCGCGCTTCCTGGGCCTCGAATTCCTGCCCAAGCTGGAAGAAGGCAATCTGTGGATCCGCGCCACGCTGCCGCCGACGATCTCGCTGCAGGAAGGCAACGCCTACGTCAATGAGATGCGGCGGCTGATCCGCAGCCGTCCCGAGGTGGAAGCCGTGGTGTCGCAGCACGGCCGGCCCGATGACGGCACCGACGCCGCAGGGTTCTTCAATGCCGAGTTCTTCGCACCGCTGAAGCCGGTCAGCGAATGGCCCGGCACACATGACAAGGACGAACTGACCGCGCAATTGCTCGCGCAGTTGCAGGACAAGTTCCCCGGCGTCGAATTCAACTTCTCGCAATACCTGCAGGACAACGTCTCGGAGGCGGTGTCGGGCGTGAAGGGCGAGAACTCGATCAAGCTCTACGGCAACGACCTGCAGGCGCTGACCGACACTGCCAACAAGATCAAGTCCGTGCTGGCGACGGTGCAGGGCATCACCGACCTCGCCGTGTTCACCTCGCTCGGCCAGCCCACCATCCAGATCGACGTCGACCGAGCACGGGCGGCGCGTTACGGCCTGTCACCGGGCGACATCAACGCGACGATCAAGGTCGCGATCGGCGGCGACAGCGCCGGCGACCTCTATGAACCCGGCAGCGACCGGCATTTCCCGATCATCGTTCGGCTCGCACCCGAATATCGCAAGAGCGCAGAGGCGATCCAGAACCTGCGCGTCGGCGTGGCCAACCCCAATGGCGGCATCACGCAGATCCCCTTGAGCGAGGTCGCCTCGATCAAGCTGGTCTCGGGCGCCGCCTACATCTACCGCGAGCAGCAGGAGCGCTACCTGCCGATCAAGTTCTCGGTACGTGACCGCGACCTCGGCAGCGCGATCCTGGAGGCACAGCAGAAGGTCAACGAGCAGGTGCAGCTGCCGCCCGGCTCGCATCTCGAATGGGTCGGCGAGTTCGGCAATTTGCAGGACGCGATCAAGCGGCTGTCGATCGTGGTGCCGATCAGCCTCGCGCTGATCGCGGCGCTGCTGTTCTTCAATTTCGGCTCGATGGTCGACACGCTGCTCGCCATGAGCGTGATCCCGATGGCGATCTTCGGCGGCGTGCTCGGGCTCCTGATCTCGGGCATTCCGTTCAGCGTGTCGGCGGCTATCGGCTTCATCGCGCTGTTCGGCATCGCGGTGATGGACGGCATCATCATCCTGTCGCAGTTCAACCAGCTGATCGACGAGGGTTACGACCGCATGCGTGCGGTGATCCGCACCGGCGAGCTCCAGCTCCGCCCGGTGCTGATGACCTGCGTCGTCGCCGGCGTCGGGCTGCTGCCGGCGGCGGTGTCGGAGGGCATCGGCTCGCAGGTGCAGAAGCCGCTCGCGATCGTCGTCGTCACCGGCATGATGCTGGCGCCGCTGGTGATCCTGGTCACGCTGCCGGTGCTGATCTCCTATTTCTCGCGCCGGCCGCGCGAGCGCTAG
- a CDS encoding efflux RND transporter periplasmic adaptor subunit, which yields MLKEFTKRTQSFNRPRMVTAVAVLALAGAAVYGYAYLSAAKPTPSEVSSQSRKAGSRYTPTAAEWASLTFQTVTEHTFRSELVTEGKIGIDEDRSTPVYSPYTGRVTRLLVRPGESVAKGQPLFVIEAADTVQAQNDYVAAMTGLNKAQSALDLAQIQEKRAKDLSEGKAIPLKDYQQAQAALVQAQNDARSAQTQLEAAQNKLHILGFGDDAIATLQQKGRLNPETTVFAPIGGTIVQRKAGPGQYVSTGASDPVYVIGDLSTVWLIAYVRESDADNVAVGQDVSFSVMALPGKVLNARINYVAAAIDPTSRRLLVRATIDNKDNRLKPEMFANVTLYSTGDHPAVGVPKQALIYEGDQVRVWVVRDDKTIELRQIKPGLTNGDLVEVASNLKPGEQIVTKGSLFIDRAASGT from the coding sequence ATGCTTAAAGAATTCACCAAACGAACACAGAGCTTTAACCGCCCGCGAATGGTGACGGCCGTGGCGGTGCTGGCGCTGGCCGGGGCCGCTGTCTACGGCTACGCGTATCTCAGCGCGGCCAAACCGACGCCGTCGGAGGTCTCCAGCCAGTCCCGCAAGGCAGGCTCGCGCTACACCCCGACCGCGGCCGAATGGGCCAGCCTGACCTTCCAGACAGTGACCGAACACACCTTTCGCTCCGAGCTCGTGACCGAGGGCAAGATCGGGATCGATGAAGACCGGTCCACCCCGGTCTATTCGCCCTATACCGGCCGGGTGACCCGGCTGCTGGTGCGGCCGGGCGAGAGCGTGGCCAAGGGGCAGCCGCTGTTCGTGATCGAGGCGGCCGACACCGTGCAGGCCCAGAACGATTATGTCGCGGCGATGACCGGCCTCAACAAGGCGCAATCGGCGCTCGACCTCGCGCAGATCCAGGAGAAGCGTGCCAAGGACCTGTCCGAGGGCAAGGCGATCCCGCTGAAGGATTATCAGCAGGCGCAGGCAGCGCTGGTACAGGCCCAGAATGACGCCCGCTCGGCGCAGACCCAGCTGGAAGCCGCGCAGAACAAGCTGCACATCCTCGGCTTCGGCGACGACGCCATCGCGACGCTGCAGCAGAAGGGCCGCCTCAATCCGGAGACGACGGTGTTCGCGCCGATCGGCGGCACCATCGTCCAGCGCAAGGCGGGCCCAGGGCAGTATGTCTCGACTGGCGCCAGCGATCCGGTCTACGTGATCGGCGACCTCTCCACGGTCTGGCTGATCGCCTATGTCCGCGAATCCGACGCGGACAACGTCGCTGTCGGGCAGGACGTCAGCTTCAGCGTGATGGCGCTGCCGGGCAAGGTGCTGAACGCCCGGATCAACTACGTGGCCGCCGCGATCGATCCGACCTCGCGCCGGCTTCTGGTCCGCGCCACCATCGACAACAAGGACAACCGGCTGAAGCCTGAGATGTTCGCCAATGTGACGCTGTATTCGACCGGCGATCACCCGGCGGTCGGCGTGCCGAAGCAGGCGCTGATCTACGAGGGCGACCAGGTTCGGGTCTGGGTCGTGCGCGACGACAAGACGATCGAGTTGCGCCAGATCAAGCCCGGCCTCACCAATGGCGACCTCGTCGAGGTTGCCAGCAATCTGAAGCCCGGCGAGCAGATCGTGACGAAGGGGAGCCTCTTCATCGACCGCGCCGCGTCCGGCACTTAA
- a CDS encoding CoA transferase, giving the protein MQDVSEILAEIWTGAGGAPSALDAVRLTGAEPQLPSSFRVGAAAQASIAVAGLAAAEIWRSRSGERQDVAVDMRHAVVECRSERYLRVDGKPPPPAWDKIAGVYRTRDNRFVRLHTNFPHHRDAVCRVLACKAERDDVQAALMQWDGEAFETAAYAAGGVVALMRSYDEWSATPHAKELAKLPLIEIEKIGDAAPKPWASGDRPLAGLRVLDLSRVIAGPVAGRTLAAHGADVLLISGPDLPAIPWLTIDTGRGKLSSFVELRSEEGRQVMRDLVAQADIFSQGYRPQAIARLGFSSEEAARINPGIVYVTLSAYGHAGPWADRRGFDSLVQTTTGFNHAEGQAAGIDGPKELPAQMLDHATGYFMAFGAMMAKARQAREGGSWHVRVSLAQTGRWLWNLGRVAGGLATGDLKADAVTPYIEQLPSGLGTLSSVRHAAVLSKTPAHWSRPAMPLGSHPPEFPG; this is encoded by the coding sequence ATGCAGGACGTCAGTGAAATCCTTGCCGAGATCTGGACCGGTGCCGGCGGCGCGCCGTCCGCGCTCGATGCGGTCAGGCTGACCGGCGCGGAGCCGCAACTGCCGTCGTCGTTCCGTGTCGGCGCGGCGGCGCAGGCCTCGATCGCCGTGGCGGGCCTGGCGGCTGCGGAGATCTGGCGATCACGCAGCGGCGAGAGGCAGGACGTCGCCGTCGACATGCGCCACGCCGTCGTCGAATGCCGCAGCGAACGCTACCTGCGCGTCGACGGCAAGCCGCCGCCACCGGCCTGGGACAAGATCGCCGGCGTTTACCGCACACGCGACAACCGCTTTGTCCGCCTCCACACCAATTTCCCGCATCACCGCGACGCCGTCTGCCGGGTGCTCGCTTGCAAGGCGGAACGTGACGACGTCCAGGCTGCGCTGATGCAATGGGACGGCGAGGCGTTCGAGACCGCGGCCTACGCCGCCGGCGGCGTCGTGGCGCTGATGCGCTCGTACGACGAATGGTCCGCGACGCCGCACGCGAAAGAGCTCGCAAAACTGCCGCTGATCGAAATCGAGAAGATCGGCGACGCCGCACCAAAGCCTTGGGCCTCGGGCGACCGGCCGTTGGCCGGCCTCCGCGTCCTTGATCTCTCGCGTGTGATCGCGGGCCCCGTCGCCGGCCGCACGCTCGCCGCGCATGGCGCCGACGTGCTCTTGATCTCGGGTCCCGACTTGCCGGCGATCCCGTGGCTCACCATCGACACCGGCCGCGGCAAGCTTTCGAGCTTCGTCGAACTGCGGAGCGAGGAGGGGCGGCAGGTGATGCGCGATCTCGTGGCGCAGGCCGATATTTTCTCACAGGGCTATCGTCCGCAGGCGATCGCGCGTCTCGGCTTCTCTTCGGAGGAGGCCGCGCGGATCAACCCCGGCATCGTCTATGTGACGCTTTCGGCCTACGGGCATGCTGGTCCGTGGGCGGACCGCCGCGGTTTCGATTCCCTGGTACAGACCACGACCGGCTTCAATCACGCCGAAGGGCAGGCCGCCGGGATCGACGGGCCGAAGGAGCTGCCGGCGCAGATGCTCGACCACGCCACCGGATATTTCATGGCGTTCGGCGCCATGATGGCGAAGGCCCGCCAGGCGCGCGAGGGCGGCAGCTGGCACGTCCGGGTCTCGCTGGCGCAGACCGGGCGCTGGCTGTGGAATCTCGGCCGCGTCGCGGGCGGTCTGGCCACCGGGGACCTGAAGGCCGATGCGGTGACGCCGTACATCGAGCAGCTCCCGTCCGGTTTGGGCACACTGAGCTCGGTCAGGCACGCGGCCGTGCTGTCGAAAACGCCGGCCCACTGGTCGCGCCCGGCGATGCCGCTCGGCAGCCATCCTCCGGAGTTTCCCGGATGA